Proteins encoded by one window of Desulfovibrio ferrophilus:
- the cmk gene encoding (d)CMP kinase, whose protein sequence is MSNPTIITLDGPAGVGKTTLAKRVADALGVAYLDTGAMFRATALILGHGADELSEAELETRLADIHFSLSGSGSTSTLSVNGHVIGDEIRTEEVGMMASTVGTLPRVRAFLKEQQQTVGAETPLVAEGRDMGTVVFPGASAKIFLDAAPEIRAQRRVDQLLEMDKPADLTQITEQIKARDHQDRNRAVAPLKPAEDAHIIDTGSLNIEGVFNAIMNAIT, encoded by the coding sequence ATGAGCAATCCGACCATCATCACCCTGGACGGCCCGGCAGGCGTGGGTAAGACCACCCTTGCCAAACGCGTGGCCGATGCCTTGGGCGTTGCCTATCTGGATACCGGGGCCATGTTCCGAGCCACGGCGCTTATCCTCGGGCACGGTGCGGACGAACTCTCCGAGGCCGAACTGGAAACCCGGCTGGCGGATATCCACTTCAGCCTGTCCGGCTCGGGCAGCACGAGCACGCTGTCCGTCAACGGCCATGTCATCGGCGACGAGATCCGCACCGAGGAAGTGGGCATGATGGCCAGCACCGTGGGCACACTGCCTCGCGTGCGCGCGTTCCTTAAGGAACAACAGCAGACCGTGGGCGCCGAGACGCCGCTGGTGGCCGAAGGCCGCGACATGGGCACTGTGGTCTTCCCCGGTGCCAGCGCCAAGATCTTTCTGGACGCCGCCCCTGAAATCCGCGCCCAGCGCCGGGTGGACCAACTCCTTGAGATGGACAAGCCCGCCGACCTCACGCAGATCACAGAGCAGATCAAAGCCCGCGACCATCAGGACCGCAACCGCGCCGTCGCCCCCCTGAAACCCGCCGAAGACGCGCACATCATTGATACCGGCTCGCTGAATATTGAGGGTGTGTTCAACGCCATCATGAACGCGATAACCTAG
- the hisC gene encoding histidinol-phosphate transaminase, whose product MSDLRTVRPEIPDFEKYHAGMAIEEIQERYGLGKVIKLASNENPLGTSPVVQQVLKQNAGLAFRYAQAGTPRLHAAIAEHLGLPVSRIVAGNGSDEIIDLLVRIKARPGQDNIIAFDPCFSMYKLQAKLCGVELRQAKLKPDFSFPWDDLLALADENTAICFVTTPDNPSGFTPKASELEALARALPPQCLLVIDEAYMDFAQPLEEYSLLPRLNEFENVAILRTFSKMYGLAGLRLGYGILPEWLADYCLRVKLPFSVNVLAEMAGIAALSDTVYIEATRKVVSEGREQLTRGFQSMGCKVHPSMANFLLIDLPAGASHDAKGLFQALLERGIIIRPLSSYNLPESLRVSVGDASENRALLDVMKEILGS is encoded by the coding sequence ATGAGCGATCTGCGTACGGTCCGGCCCGAGATTCCGGACTTCGAGAAATACCACGCCGGAATGGCCATCGAGGAAATCCAGGAACGTTATGGCCTGGGCAAGGTTATCAAGCTGGCCAGCAATGAGAATCCGCTGGGCACCTCGCCCGTGGTGCAACAGGTCCTCAAGCAGAACGCCGGACTGGCCTTTCGCTACGCGCAGGCGGGCACCCCGCGCCTGCACGCCGCCATTGCCGAGCACCTCGGCCTGCCTGTGTCACGCATTGTGGCCGGCAACGGCTCCGACGAGATCATCGACCTGCTCGTGCGCATCAAGGCTCGCCCCGGTCAGGACAACATCATCGCCTTTGACCCGTGCTTTTCCATGTACAAGCTACAGGCCAAGCTCTGCGGGGTGGAACTGCGACAGGCCAAACTGAAACCGGATTTCTCATTTCCGTGGGACGATCTGCTGGCCCTGGCCGACGAGAACACGGCCATCTGTTTCGTGACCACTCCGGACAACCCTTCGGGCTTCACGCCCAAGGCCTCCGAATTGGAGGCCCTGGCCCGCGCCTTGCCGCCACAGTGCCTGCTGGTCATTGACGAAGCCTACATGGATTTTGCCCAACCCCTGGAAGAGTATTCCCTGCTGCCGCGCCTGAACGAGTTCGAGAATGTCGCCATCCTGCGCACCTTCTCCAAGATGTACGGATTGGCGGGCCTGCGCCTGGGCTACGGCATCCTGCCCGAGTGGCTGGCCGACTACTGCCTGCGCGTGAAGCTGCCGTTCTCCGTGAATGTGCTGGCCGAGATGGCGGGCATCGCCGCCCTCTCCGACACGGTCTATATCGAGGCCACCCGCAAGGTCGTGAGCGAGGGGCGCGAGCAGTTGACCCGAGGCTTCCAGTCCATGGGCTGCAAGGTTCACCCGTCCATGGCCAATTTCCTGCTCATCGATCTGCCCGCAGGGGCCAGCCACGACGCCAAAGGCCTGTTCCAGGCGCTCCTGGAACGGGGCATCATCATCCGTCCGCTGTCGAGCTACAACCTGCCCGAGTCCCTGCGTGTATCCGTGGGCGACGCCAGCGAAAACCGCGCCCTGCTGGATGTCATGAAGGAGATTCTGGGATCATGA
- a CDS encoding DNA polymerase III subunit delta' encodes MNIPNNQIRIKDLMDRLADDPPQVLLLEGGTVDEREALALYWATRLNCHCEGSACGDCVVCKQIHDRVHADLRICDGREAKIKIDDVRELKHLFGQPPRGDGKRVVIFNEAQELTQQAANALLKSLEEPSQGTVFLLLTPQREWLLPTLVSRSWVLTLAWPSETRTPEDIREWQKALMAFWRTGKGWFKRTSAKGAVDKDIAMSVVLACQHEVARTLIGKGGSDMSDGFAKVRPASLKKIDLALAHAQDTLSIPTPVNPALVLDWLATRIYGVIREK; translated from the coding sequence ATGAACATCCCGAACAATCAAATACGAATCAAGGATCTCATGGATCGTCTGGCGGACGACCCGCCGCAGGTGTTGCTGCTCGAGGGCGGCACCGTGGACGAACGCGAGGCCCTGGCCCTGTATTGGGCAACGCGCCTGAACTGCCACTGCGAAGGCTCGGCCTGTGGAGACTGCGTGGTCTGCAAGCAGATCCACGACCGTGTGCATGCGGACCTGCGCATCTGCGATGGACGCGAGGCCAAGATAAAAATCGACGATGTCCGGGAATTGAAGCATCTGTTCGGTCAGCCCCCGCGCGGCGACGGCAAGCGCGTGGTGATCTTCAACGAGGCTCAGGAACTGACCCAGCAGGCGGCAAACGCGCTCTTGAAATCCCTGGAGGAGCCGAGCCAGGGTACGGTTTTTCTGCTTCTGACCCCGCAACGCGAATGGCTGCTGCCCACGCTTGTCTCGCGCAGTTGGGTGCTGACCCTGGCCTGGCCCAGCGAAACACGCACCCCCGAGGATATCCGCGAGTGGCAAAAGGCGCTGATGGCCTTCTGGCGCACGGGCAAGGGCTGGTTCAAGCGCACCAGCGCCAAGGGAGCCGTGGATAAGGACATCGCCATGAGCGTGGTCCTGGCCTGCCAACACGAAGTGGCCCGAACCCTGATCGGCAAGGGCGGCTCGGACATGAGCGACGGGTTTGCCAAGGTCCGCCCCGCGTCCCTGAAAAAGATCGATCTGGCCCTGGCCCATGCGCAGGACACCCTGTCCATCCCCACGCCGGTCAACCCGGCCCTGGTACTGGATTGGCTGGCCACCCGCATCTACGGCGTGATCCGGGAAAAATAA
- a CDS encoding CinA family protein: protein MKDDLKTKIMDLGRALEARKFLLCTAESCTGGLIASTLTDVSGSSQWFCGAVVAYANEVKESLLAVPHEVLVEHGAVSEPVVLAMAPGACTTLGAQCSVAVSGIAGPTGGTPDKPVGMVWMAWCVDGKVDAVCQKFDGSRDEVKAQTVQAAVEGLLTRLEG from the coding sequence ATGAAAGATGATCTGAAGACGAAAATCATGGACCTGGGACGGGCGCTTGAGGCCCGCAAATTCCTGCTCTGCACGGCGGAATCCTGCACCGGCGGTCTGATCGCCAGCACCCTGACGGATGTGTCGGGCAGTTCGCAGTGGTTTTGTGGTGCAGTGGTTGCCTACGCCAACGAGGTCAAGGAATCGCTCTTGGCGGTCCCTCATGAGGTTCTGGTGGAGCATGGGGCGGTGAGTGAGCCGGTGGTTCTGGCAATGGCTCCGGGCGCTTGCACCACGCTGGGGGCGCAGTGCTCCGTGGCGGTGTCAGGCATCGCAGGCCCCACGGGTGGCACCCCGGATAAGCCGGTGGGTATGGTCTGGATGGCCTGGTGCGTGGATGGCAAGGTGGATGCGGTGTGTCAGAAGTTCGATGGTTCGCGTGACGAGGTCAAGGCGCAGACGGTGCAGGCGGCCGTGGAAGGCTTGCTGACACGACTGGAGGGCTGA